Proteins from a single region of Amycolatopsis sp. CA-230715:
- a CDS encoding single-stranded DNA-binding protein — protein MPEDDELRQEGGKAMAVGETPITVVGNVLSELTRRTVPSGHEVVSFWLRSNERRYDKETNDWVDGRQLTVKVTCWRKLAIGAFASIGKGDPVVVTGRLSTSEYAADGQTRSIPEVEASAVGPNLARCTATVRRNSRDAVPDTPGLPSFEAPAPRAGSDEFGANALVTGAVPSGAR, from the coding sequence TTGCCGGAGGACGACGAACTCCGGCAGGAAGGCGGTAAGGCGATGGCAGTGGGAGAAACCCCGATCACCGTGGTCGGGAACGTGCTCAGCGAGCTGACCAGGCGCACGGTGCCCAGCGGGCACGAGGTGGTGTCGTTCTGGCTCCGCAGCAACGAACGGCGGTACGACAAGGAAACCAACGACTGGGTGGACGGGCGCCAGCTGACCGTGAAGGTGACGTGCTGGCGCAAGCTCGCCATCGGCGCCTTCGCGTCCATCGGGAAGGGCGATCCGGTGGTGGTCACGGGGCGGCTGTCCACCTCCGAGTACGCGGCGGACGGGCAGACTCGGTCTATACCTGAGGTTGAGGCATCGGCCGTCGGGCCCAATCTCGCCCGCTGCACCGCGACCGTGCGGCGGAACTCCCGTGACGCGGTGCCGGACACTCCCGGGCTGCCGAGCTTCGAAGCGCCCGCGCCGCGCGCGGGTTCCGATGAGTTCGGTGCGAACGCCCTCGTCACGGGCGCGGTGCCGTCGGGGGCGCGATGA
- a CDS encoding nuclear transport factor 2 family protein, with product MTTYLWDQWTALWNGELADGARILTDDFRIEFGAANLADADALRGPHEFTRFIGEFRARFANLRYRIDAGPFTGDGHVSGRWLADARDAADGPLRTVGGIDILLVSGEKISRAWSVTGTRLL from the coding sequence ATGACGACCTACCTCTGGGACCAGTGGACCGCGCTGTGGAACGGCGAACTCGCCGACGGCGCGCGGATCCTGACCGACGACTTCCGCATCGAGTTCGGTGCCGCGAACCTCGCCGACGCGGACGCGCTGCGCGGCCCGCACGAGTTCACCCGGTTCATCGGCGAGTTCCGCGCCCGCTTCGCGAACCTGCGCTACCGGATCGACGCGGGCCCGTTCACCGGTGACGGGCACGTTTCCGGCCGCTGGCTCGCCGACGCGCGCGACGCCGCCGACGGTCCACTGAGGACGGTCGGCGGCATCGACATCCTGCTCGTCTCGGGCGAAAAGATCTCCCGCGCGTGGTCGGTGACCGGAACCCGGCTGCTCTGA
- the ettA gene encoding energy-dependent translational throttle protein EttA: MAEYIYTMKKVRKTVGDKVILDDVSTAFYPGAKIGVVGPNGAGKSTVLKIMAGLDQPSNGEAFIQPGASVGILLQEPPLNEEKTVRGNVEEGLGDTKVKLDRFNEIAELLATDYSDELMEEMGQLQEELDHADAWELDSQLEQAMDALRCPPPDEPVTHLSGGERRRVALCKLLLSKPDLLLLDEPTNHLDAESVLWLEQFLAAYPGAVLAVTHDRYFLDNVAEWIMELDRGRVVGYEGNYSTYLEKKRERLAVQGKKDAKLAKRLKTELDWVRSNAKARQTKSRSRLERYEEMAAEADKHRKLDFEEIQIPPGPRLGSVVVESDHLRKGFDDRLLIDDLSFNLPRNGIVGVIGPNGVGKTTLFKTIVGLEPADSGEVKIGETVKLSYVDQGRAGIDPKKTVWEVVSDGLDFIHVGQTEMPSRAYVSAFGFKGPDQQKPAGVLSGGERNRLNLALTLKLGGNLILLDEPTNDLDVETLGSLENALEQFPGCAVVISHDRWFLDRVATHILAWEGTDEDPAKWFWFEGNFEGYEKNKIERLGAEAARPHRVTHRKLTRD, encoded by the coding sequence ATGGCCGAGTACATCTACACCATGAAAAAGGTGCGCAAGACCGTCGGGGACAAGGTCATCCTCGACGACGTCAGCACCGCGTTCTACCCCGGCGCGAAGATCGGTGTCGTGGGTCCGAACGGGGCGGGGAAGTCGACCGTCCTGAAGATCATGGCGGGGCTCGACCAGCCGAGCAACGGCGAGGCGTTCATCCAGCCCGGCGCCAGCGTGGGCATCCTGCTGCAGGAGCCGCCGCTGAACGAGGAGAAGACGGTACGGGGAAACGTCGAGGAGGGCCTCGGGGACACGAAGGTCAAGCTCGACCGGTTCAACGAGATCGCCGAGCTGCTGGCCACCGACTACAGCGACGAGCTGATGGAGGAAATGGGCCAGCTGCAGGAAGAGCTGGACCACGCGGACGCGTGGGAGCTCGACTCCCAGCTGGAGCAGGCGATGGACGCGCTTCGCTGCCCGCCGCCCGACGAGCCGGTCACCCACCTCTCCGGTGGTGAGCGCCGCCGGGTCGCGCTGTGCAAGCTGCTGCTGTCGAAGCCCGACCTGCTGCTGCTGGACGAGCCGACGAACCACCTGGACGCCGAAAGCGTGCTGTGGCTCGAGCAGTTCCTCGCCGCGTACCCCGGTGCCGTCCTCGCCGTGACCCACGACCGGTACTTCCTCGACAACGTCGCCGAGTGGATCATGGAGCTCGACCGTGGCCGCGTCGTCGGCTACGAGGGCAACTACTCCACCTACCTCGAGAAGAAGCGCGAGCGGCTCGCGGTACAGGGGAAGAAGGACGCGAAGCTCGCCAAGCGGCTGAAGACCGAGCTCGACTGGGTGCGGTCGAACGCCAAGGCACGGCAGACGAAGTCGCGGTCCCGGCTCGAGCGCTACGAGGAGATGGCGGCCGAGGCGGACAAGCACCGCAAGCTCGACTTCGAGGAGATCCAGATCCCGCCCGGTCCGAGGCTGGGCAGCGTGGTGGTCGAGAGCGACCACCTGCGCAAGGGTTTCGACGACCGGTTGCTGATCGACGACCTGTCGTTCAACCTGCCGCGCAACGGCATCGTCGGCGTGATCGGCCCGAACGGTGTCGGCAAGACGACCCTGTTCAAGACGATCGTCGGGCTGGAGCCCGCGGATTCGGGGGAGGTGAAGATCGGCGAGACCGTCAAACTGTCCTATGTGGACCAGGGGCGGGCCGGGATCGACCCGAAGAAGACCGTGTGGGAGGTCGTCTCGGACGGGCTCGACTTCATCCACGTCGGGCAGACCGAAATGCCTTCGCGCGCCTACGTCAGCGCGTTCGGGTTCAAGGGGCCGGACCAGCAGAAGCCGGCGGGCGTGCTCTCCGGTGGTGAGCGCAACCGGTTGAACCTCGCGCTCACCCTGAAGCTGGGCGGGAACCTGATCCTGCTCGACGAGCCGACGAACGACCTGGACGTGGAAACGCTCGGTTCGCTCGAGAACGCGCTCGAACAGTTCCCCGGCTGCGCTGTGGTGATCTCGCACGACCGGTGGTTCCTCGACCGCGTCGCGACGCACATCCTGGCTTGGGAAGGCACCGACGAGGACCCGGCGAAGTGGTTCTGGTTCGAAGGGAACTTCGAGGGGTATGAGAAGAACAAGATCGAACGCCTCGGCGCCGAGGCGGCTCGGCCGCACCGGGTCACGCACCGCAAACTGACCCGCGACTGA
- a CDS encoding acyl-CoA thioesterase yields MSRVMMVRPRWSDMDSFRHVNHAKMVTLLEEARVPMLFADAGAAGLSEFAKGIVVVSLTVHYHAPVVVNGEDIRIEMSMRELKFSSFTLGYKVHNGPSESDKVAVTATTRLAPYDTATERPRRLSDAERDFLQAHLDEDNA; encoded by the coding sequence GTGTCCAGAGTGATGATGGTCCGGCCGCGCTGGTCGGACATGGACTCGTTCCGGCACGTCAACCACGCGAAAATGGTGACACTGCTGGAAGAGGCGCGCGTGCCGATGCTGTTCGCCGACGCGGGCGCGGCCGGGCTCTCGGAGTTCGCGAAGGGGATCGTGGTGGTGAGCCTGACGGTGCACTACCACGCCCCCGTCGTGGTCAACGGCGAGGACATCAGGATCGAGATGTCCATGCGGGAGCTGAAGTTCTCCTCCTTCACCCTCGGTTACAAAGTCCACAATGGACCGTCCGAATCGGACAAGGTCGCGGTCACCGCGACGACGAGGCTGGCGCCGTACGACACCGCGACCGAGCGGCCGCGCCGCCTTTCCGACGCCGAGCGGGACTTCCTGCAGGCCCATCTCGACGAGGACAACGCGTGA
- a CDS encoding TetR/AcrR family transcriptional regulator produces MKLTKDRIVDAGMATFAEVGYHDLSMRQVADRLGAQAGSLYYHVANKRVLLQLMADRVAQQAYDAGTEALAALPDPGDWRASIAAQAATLRSSIRAHPGGAMLLAESPKTLSNGALSLMERLLHTLADAGVPAARLGVAADTLLSHVTGFVLQEQSSSIVPEITPARFAELQDRFPLTLASVGDRDEDAKFTRSVALLCEAFAELR; encoded by the coding sequence GTGAAGCTCACCAAGGACCGGATCGTCGACGCGGGCATGGCCACCTTCGCCGAGGTCGGCTACCACGACCTGTCCATGCGGCAGGTCGCGGACCGCCTCGGCGCGCAGGCGGGCAGCCTCTACTACCACGTGGCCAACAAGCGCGTCCTGCTCCAGTTGATGGCCGACCGGGTGGCCCAGCAGGCCTACGACGCGGGCACCGAAGCGCTGGCCGCGCTCCCCGATCCCGGCGACTGGCGCGCGAGCATCGCCGCGCAGGCCGCCACGCTGCGGTCGAGCATCCGCGCGCATCCCGGCGGCGCGATGCTGCTCGCCGAGAGCCCCAAGACGCTCAGCAACGGCGCGCTTTCGCTGATGGAACGGCTGTTGCACACGCTCGCCGACGCGGGCGTTCCCGCCGCGCGGCTCGGCGTCGCCGCGGATACCCTGCTCAGCCACGTCACCGGTTTCGTGCTGCAGGAGCAGAGTTCCTCGATCGTCCCCGAGATCACCCCGGCCCGGTTCGCCGAACTCCAAGACCGGTTCCCGCTGACCCTCGCGAGCGTCGGCGATCGCGACGAGGACGCGAAGTTCACGCGGAGCGTGGCACTGCTCTGCGAAGCCTTCGCGGAATTGCGCTGA
- a CDS encoding NAD-glutamate dehydrogenase yields the protein MSSTGVSHRPGTAIGAEGGSTPRRPASPEQIRDELIDAAAAHAPDIADLIRLYYRHIPAEEILGDDPVNLVGAVRSHQQLAQQRMPGRPAVRLLNPTTAEDGWTREATVVQVVTDDMPYLVDSVAAEFARDGVQVQRIVHPIVTVTRDLTGELQAIHPTADVAEPPEGSAPESWMYVEIDLVTDTNRARELDNRLTSVLGDVREVVEDSDKMAESARRLAAELDENPPPLSAEEVADGAKLLRWLADGHFTFLGYRQYELVEHPEPDTEEPALRAVLASGLGVLRQDSLAARGLTAGPDSAANALAPTLLVLTQASAPSTVHRPIYPYYVGVKTFDQNGKVTGEHRFLGMFTTTALHEDVLDIPVVAGRVREVIHRAGFPMASYSGQRMLEVLQNWPRADLFSADVDSLYSTTTGAITLSDRRRLRLFLRRDPYGRFYSCLVFLPRDRYTTRSRLAMQDVLLDELEGTHLEYGTRVGETVLAQVHFVVHTDPSSRIEPDTLRIQERLNAAVRSWDDRCVEAILSERRERAGEGGAPVNAMGEESATEQGQRVAGIFPEAYKEDFSAEEALTDLGKLDSLSDDTDLAMTFYVPADAEPGERRFKLYLLGEGVTLSTVLPLLQQMGVEVVDERPYELFREDGQRSWIYDFGMRIEQRVLDEIGGQGQSDLKVRFQDAFAAAWHGYCETDGFNALVLRAGLTWRQAAVLRAYARYLRQAGSPYSQEYIQNAVLAHTDIATALVRLFEQRFDLARPEKHRQEHTDALAAEVSAMIDEVTSLDEDRILRRLMAVICATLRTNYHVTDPNGGVRPYLAIKLDPQGVPDLPEPRPRFEIFVYSPRVEGVHLRFGAVARGGLRWSDRREDFRTEILGLVKAQAVKNAVIVPVGAKGGFVVKRPPAATGDATIDRDAQLNEGIACYRMFISGLLDLTDNLNEGKTVPAPNVVRYDGDDSYLVVAADKGTAKFSDIANEVSASYGFWLGDAFASGGSVGYDHKAMGITAKGAWESVKRHFRELGVDTQSEDFTVVGIGDMAGDVFGNGMLLSEHIRLVAAFNHMHVFLDPNPDAASSFAERKRLFDLPRSSWDDYDRSLISEGGGIYSRAAKTIPITPQVRAALGLPDGVQKLAPIELMKAILLAPVDLLWNGGIGTYVKAESESHADAGDKANDALRVDGKDLQVKVVGEGGNLGLTQLGRIEFARNGGKINTDALDNSAGVDCSDHEVNIKIFLDHLVSTGHLEREQRNELLGEMTDEVGALVLADNYRQNAVLGISRAHAGPMVSVHQRQVAALERAGAFDRHLEALPSDADFARLEKAGLGLTSPELATLLAHVKLDLKDELLASELPDVEVFARRLGEYFPKPLRDRFGEAIAQHPLHRQIITTLLVNEVVDGAGVSYAFRLAEEMNATATDAVRAYAVVTSVYDLPSIWKAIDALDNKVPTEVADRMMLETRRLLDRAARWFLTNRPQPLAVGAEIARFGDTVGQLVPQVNRLLRGREIETVTENIDQLISDGVPEELARRVAELLHTYGLLDVTEVAELAEQDGDVEAERSAIETAELYYALSDHLDVDKMLTSISSLERGNRWHALARLALRDDLYSSLRAIALDALRHSDPSEPADQKIDKWEQANSSRLARARVALDEITRSGRLDLATLSVAARQIRSTVR from the coding sequence ATGAGCTCGACGGGAGTTTCGCACCGGCCCGGAACGGCCATCGGAGCCGAGGGCGGGAGCACCCCGCGGCGACCGGCAAGTCCTGAACAGATCCGGGACGAGCTGATCGACGCAGCGGCCGCGCACGCGCCGGACATCGCCGACCTGATTCGCTTGTACTACCGGCACATTCCGGCCGAGGAGATACTGGGCGACGACCCGGTGAACCTCGTCGGCGCGGTGCGGTCGCACCAGCAGCTCGCGCAGCAGCGCATGCCGGGCCGTCCCGCGGTCCGGTTGCTCAACCCGACCACCGCCGAGGACGGCTGGACGCGGGAAGCCACCGTGGTGCAGGTCGTCACGGACGACATGCCGTACCTCGTCGATTCCGTCGCCGCCGAGTTCGCGCGCGACGGCGTGCAGGTCCAGCGGATCGTGCACCCCATCGTGACGGTGACCCGCGACCTGACCGGCGAGCTGCAGGCGATCCACCCGACCGCCGACGTGGCCGAGCCGCCGGAAGGCTCCGCGCCCGAGTCGTGGATGTACGTCGAAATCGATCTGGTCACCGACACGAACCGCGCTCGCGAGTTGGACAACCGGCTCACCTCGGTGCTCGGCGACGTGCGGGAGGTCGTCGAAGACAGCGACAAGATGGCGGAGTCCGCGCGCAGGCTCGCCGCCGAGCTGGACGAAAACCCGCCGCCGCTGTCGGCGGAGGAAGTGGCCGACGGCGCGAAGTTGTTGCGCTGGCTCGCCGACGGGCACTTCACCTTCCTCGGGTACCGGCAATACGAGCTGGTGGAGCACCCGGAGCCGGACACCGAGGAGCCCGCACTCCGCGCGGTGCTCGCGTCGGGTCTCGGTGTGCTGCGGCAGGACAGCCTCGCCGCCAGGGGCCTCACCGCGGGACCGGACAGCGCCGCCAACGCGCTCGCCCCGACACTGCTGGTGCTCACGCAGGCGAGCGCTCCTTCGACGGTGCACCGCCCGATCTACCCGTACTACGTGGGTGTGAAGACGTTCGACCAGAACGGGAAGGTCACCGGCGAGCACCGTTTCCTCGGCATGTTCACCACGACCGCGCTGCACGAGGACGTGCTGGACATCCCGGTGGTGGCGGGCCGCGTGCGCGAGGTGATCCACCGCGCCGGGTTCCCGATGGCGTCCTACTCGGGCCAGCGCATGCTGGAAGTGCTGCAGAACTGGCCGCGGGCGGACCTGTTCTCGGCTGACGTCGATTCGCTCTACTCCACCACGACCGGTGCGATCACGTTGTCCGATCGCAGGCGGCTGCGGCTGTTCCTGCGTCGCGATCCCTACGGCCGCTTCTACTCGTGCCTGGTCTTCCTGCCGCGCGACCGCTACACCACCCGGTCGCGGCTGGCGATGCAGGACGTGCTGCTCGACGAGCTGGAGGGCACGCATCTCGAATACGGCACGCGGGTCGGCGAAACCGTGCTCGCGCAGGTGCACTTCGTGGTGCACACGGATCCGTCGAGCCGGATCGAGCCGGACACGCTGCGGATCCAGGAGCGCCTGAACGCCGCGGTCCGCAGCTGGGACGACCGGTGCGTCGAGGCGATCCTGTCCGAACGCCGGGAACGCGCCGGTGAAGGTGGCGCGCCGGTCAACGCGATGGGTGAGGAATCCGCGACCGAGCAGGGGCAGCGCGTCGCGGGGATCTTCCCCGAGGCGTACAAGGAGGACTTCAGCGCCGAGGAGGCGTTGACGGATCTCGGCAAGCTCGATTCGCTGTCGGACGACACGGATCTGGCGATGACGTTCTACGTGCCCGCCGACGCCGAGCCGGGGGAGCGGCGCTTCAAGCTGTACCTGCTCGGCGAAGGCGTGACGTTGTCGACGGTGCTCCCGCTGCTGCAGCAGATGGGCGTCGAGGTCGTCGACGAGCGCCCGTACGAGCTGTTCCGCGAGGATGGCCAGCGCTCGTGGATCTACGACTTCGGCATGCGCATCGAGCAGCGCGTGCTCGACGAGATCGGCGGCCAGGGCCAGAGCGACCTGAAGGTCCGGTTCCAGGACGCGTTCGCCGCGGCGTGGCACGGATACTGCGAGACCGACGGTTTCAACGCGCTGGTGCTGCGCGCGGGATTGACCTGGCGCCAGGCCGCGGTGCTGCGGGCGTACGCGCGCTACCTGCGGCAGGCGGGCAGCCCGTACTCGCAGGAGTACATCCAGAACGCCGTGCTCGCGCACACCGACATCGCGACCGCGCTGGTGCGCCTGTTCGAGCAGCGGTTCGACCTCGCGCGCCCGGAGAAGCACCGCCAGGAGCACACCGACGCGCTCGCGGCCGAGGTCTCGGCGATGATCGACGAGGTCACCAGCCTCGACGAGGACCGCATCCTGCGCAGGCTGATGGCGGTCATCTGCGCGACGCTGCGCACGAACTACCACGTGACCGATCCCAACGGCGGGGTGCGGCCGTACCTGGCGATCAAGCTGGACCCCCAGGGCGTGCCGGACCTGCCGGAGCCGCGCCCGCGGTTCGAGATCTTCGTGTACTCGCCGCGCGTGGAGGGCGTGCACCTGCGCTTCGGCGCGGTCGCGCGCGGCGGGCTGCGGTGGTCCGACCGCCGCGAGGACTTCCGCACCGAGATCCTCGGCCTGGTCAAGGCGCAGGCGGTGAAGAACGCGGTGATCGTGCCGGTCGGCGCCAAGGGCGGGTTCGTGGTCAAGCGCCCGCCCGCGGCGACCGGTGACGCCACGATCGACCGCGACGCCCAGCTCAACGAGGGCATCGCGTGCTACCGCATGTTCATCTCCGGCCTGCTCGACCTCACCGACAACCTCAACGAGGGCAAGACGGTGCCCGCGCCGAACGTGGTGCGCTACGACGGCGACGACAGCTACCTCGTGGTGGCCGCGGACAAGGGCACCGCGAAGTTCTCCGACATCGCCAACGAGGTCTCGGCCAGCTACGGGTTCTGGCTCGGCGACGCCTTCGCCTCCGGCGGTTCCGTCGGCTACGACCACAAGGCGATGGGCATCACCGCGAAGGGCGCGTGGGAGAGCGTCAAACGGCACTTCCGGGAACTCGGCGTGGACACCCAGTCCGAGGACTTCACCGTCGTCGGCATCGGCGACATGGCCGGTGACGTGTTCGGCAACGGAATGCTGCTCTCCGAGCACATCCGGCTGGTCGCCGCGTTCAACCACATGCACGTGTTCCTCGACCCGAACCCGGACGCGGCGAGTTCTTTCGCCGAGCGAAAGCGCCTGTTCGACCTGCCGCGCTCGTCGTGGGACGACTACGACCGCTCGCTGATCAGCGAGGGCGGCGGGATCTACTCGCGTGCCGCGAAGACGATCCCGATCACCCCGCAGGTGCGCGCCGCGCTCGGCCTGCCGGACGGCGTGCAGAAGCTCGCCCCGATCGAGCTGATGAAGGCGATCCTGCTGGCCCCGGTGGACCTGCTGTGGAACGGCGGGATCGGCACCTACGTCAAGGCAGAGTCGGAAAGCCATGCCGACGCGGGCGACAAGGCCAACGACGCGCTGCGGGTCGACGGCAAGGACCTCCAGGTCAAGGTGGTCGGCGAGGGCGGGAACCTCGGGCTGACCCAGCTCGGTCGCATCGAGTTCGCCAGGAACGGCGGCAAGATCAACACCGACGCGCTGGACAACTCGGCCGGGGTGGACTGCTCCGACCACGAGGTCAACATCAAGATCTTCCTCGACCACCTGGTCAGCACCGGGCACCTGGAACGCGAGCAGCGCAACGAACTGCTCGGCGAGATGACCGACGAGGTCGGCGCGCTGGTGCTCGCGGACAACTACCGGCAGAACGCGGTGCTCGGCATCAGCAGGGCGCACGCGGGCCCGATGGTTTCGGTGCACCAGCGCCAGGTGGCGGCGCTGGAACGGGCGGGCGCCTTCGACCGGCACCTCGAAGCGCTGCCGTCGGACGCCGATTTCGCCCGCCTCGAAAAGGCCGGGCTCGGGCTCACCTCGCCGGAGCTCGCGACCTTGCTCGCGCACGTGAAGCTCGATCTGAAGGACGAGTTGCTGGCGAGCGAGCTGCCGGATGTCGAGGTCTTCGCGCGCAGGCTCGGCGAGTACTTCCCGAAGCCGTTGCGGGACCGCTTCGGCGAGGCGATCGCGCAACACCCGCTGCACCGCCAGATCATCACCACGCTGCTGGTGAACGAAGTGGTCGACGGGGCGGGCGTGTCCTACGCGTTCCGCCTTGCCGAGGAGATGAACGCGACCGCGACGGACGCGGTGCGCGCGTACGCCGTGGTGACCTCGGTGTACGACCTGCCGTCGATCTGGAAGGCGATCGACGCGCTCGACAACAAGGTGCCCACCGAGGTCGCCGACCGGATGATGCTGGAAACGCGGCGGCTGCTGGACAGGGCGGCGCGCTGGTTCCTGACCAACCGCCCGCAGCCGCTCGCCGTCGGCGCGGAGATCGCCCGGTTCGGCGACACCGTCGGCCAGCTCGTCCCGCAGGTCAACCGCCTGCTCCGCGGGCGCGAGATCGAGACGGTCACCGAAAACATCGACCAGCTCATCAGCGACGGCGTGCCGGAGGAGCTCGCGCGCCGCGTCGCCGAGCTGCTGCACACCTACGGCCTGCTGGACGTGACCGAGGTGGCCGAACTCGCCGAACAGGACGGCGATGTCGAGGCCGAGCGCAGCGCGATCGAGACCGCCGAGCTGTACTACGCGCTCTCAGACCACTTGGACGTGGACAAGATGCTCACGTCCATCAGCTCGCTCGAGCGGGGCAACCGGTGGCACGCGCTGGCGCGGCTCGCGCTGCGCGACGATCTGTACTCGTCGCTGCGGGCGATCGCGCTGGACGCGTTGCGGCACAGCGATCCGTCCGAACCCGCCGACCAGAAGATCGACAAGTGGGAGCAGGCGAACTCGTCGCGGCTGGCGAGGGCCAGGGTCGCGCTCGACGAGATCACCAGGTCCGGCAGGCTCGACCTGGCGACGCTGTCGGTGGCCGCGCGGCAGATCCGCAGCACGGTGCGGTGA
- a CDS encoding cytochrome c oxidase assembly protein — translation MRRASVLPLVLVCVVLAALLAVGLVAATGGAGFVIAGLPDPGLVTRYGITIVRVLAEAASVVTIGSLLVSAFLVPPQQSGTLSVDGYAALRTAGVASWVWFAASLASVYFTAADGAGKPVAELLSPTVLLDLVDAIEQPKAWLITSLIALLLALGCRLALSWGWSTALFFLAVFGLVPVAVTGHSASGGSHDLATNSLLFHLVGAAVWVGGLLALLALGKRRAAHLTLAATRFSKIALVCWIVMAVSGVVNALVRIAPKDLFSTDYGLLVVAKIVALLVLGVFGQQQRQRGVKGLVDGAGGGQLVRLAGVEVLVMFVTIGIAAALARTPPPQETFTQPSNTELLIGYDLDGPPTLLRLLLDWRFDLLYGTAALVLAVLYIAGVRRLRRRGDAWPVGRTVSWLAGCFVLLIATSSGIGRYAPAMFSVHMGNHMLLSMVAPVLFVLGGPVTLALRALPVAGKGAPPGPREWLLAAVHSKVSRVLTHPIVALVLFVGSFYILYFSGLFDSALNYHWAHLAMNAHFLLSGYLFYWPLIGVDPSPRRLPPLGKLGLMFASMPFHAFFGVILMNMQTVIGETFYRSLKLPWVGDLLTDQRLGGGIAWASGEVPVLLVLIALLVQWARADEREARRNDRREEASGDADLAAYNAMLKQLSQGKSPAERQHPE, via the coding sequence GTGCGGCGGGCGAGTGTGCTCCCGCTGGTCCTCGTGTGCGTCGTGCTGGCCGCGCTGCTCGCGGTCGGGCTGGTGGCCGCGACCGGCGGCGCCGGGTTCGTGATCGCGGGCCTGCCGGACCCTGGCCTTGTCACGCGCTACGGCATCACGATCGTCCGCGTGCTCGCCGAGGCGGCCTCGGTGGTGACGATCGGATCGCTGCTGGTGTCCGCGTTCCTGGTGCCGCCCCAGCAGTCCGGGACGCTCAGCGTCGACGGCTACGCGGCTCTTCGTACGGCGGGCGTCGCGTCCTGGGTCTGGTTCGCGGCTTCGCTCGCGTCGGTGTACTTCACCGCAGCGGACGGCGCGGGCAAGCCGGTCGCCGAACTGCTGTCGCCGACGGTGCTGCTCGATCTCGTGGACGCGATCGAGCAGCCGAAGGCGTGGCTCATCACCTCGTTGATCGCGCTCCTGCTCGCGCTCGGCTGCCGCCTCGCGCTGTCGTGGGGCTGGTCGACGGCGCTGTTCTTCCTCGCCGTCTTCGGGCTCGTCCCGGTCGCGGTGACCGGGCACTCCGCGAGCGGCGGTTCGCACGACCTGGCCACGAACAGCCTGCTGTTCCACCTCGTCGGCGCCGCGGTTTGGGTTGGCGGCCTCCTCGCGCTGCTCGCACTCGGCAAGCGCCGTGCGGCGCACCTGACGCTGGCCGCGACGCGGTTTTCCAAGATCGCGCTCGTGTGCTGGATCGTGATGGCGGTCTCGGGCGTGGTGAACGCGCTGGTCCGGATCGCGCCGAAGGACCTGTTCAGCACCGATTACGGGCTGCTCGTCGTCGCCAAGATCGTCGCTCTGCTCGTGCTCGGCGTCTTCGGGCAGCAGCAGCGGCAGCGCGGCGTGAAGGGCCTCGTCGACGGCGCCGGGGGCGGTCAGCTCGTACGGCTCGCCGGGGTCGAAGTGCTCGTCATGTTCGTGACGATCGGCATCGCCGCCGCGCTCGCGCGTACTCCGCCGCCGCAGGAGACGTTCACCCAGCCGTCCAACACCGAGTTGCTGATCGGGTACGACCTCGACGGACCGCCGACCCTGCTGCGGCTGCTGCTGGACTGGCGGTTCGACCTGCTCTACGGCACCGCGGCGCTCGTGCTGGCCGTCCTGTACATCGCCGGTGTGCGGCGCCTGCGCCGCCGCGGCGACGCGTGGCCGGTCGGCAGGACGGTTTCGTGGCTGGCGGGATGTTTCGTCCTGCTGATCGCGACCTCGTCCGGGATCGGCCGCTACGCGCCCGCGATGTTCAGCGTGCACATGGGCAACCACATGCTCCTGTCGATGGTGGCGCCGGTGCTGTTCGTGCTGGGCGGCCCGGTCACGCTGGCGCTGCGCGCGCTGCCGGTGGCGGGAAAGGGGGCGCCACCGGGGCCGAGGGAATGGCTGCTCGCCGCGGTCCATTCGAAGGTTTCGCGGGTGCTGACCCACCCGATCGTCGCGCTGGTGCTGTTCGTCGGGTCGTTCTACATCCTGTACTTCTCGGGCCTGTTCGACTCCGCGCTGAACTACCACTGGGCGCACCTGGCGATGAACGCCCACTTCCTCCTGTCCGGGTACCTCTTCTACTGGCCGCTCATCGGCGTCGACCCGTCGCCGCGCCGCCTGCCGCCGCTGGGGAAGCTCGGCCTGATGTTCGCGTCGATGCCGTTCCACGCGTTCTTCGGGGTGATCCTGATGAACATGCAGACGGTGATCGGGGAGACCTTCTACCGCTCGCTCAAGCTTCCGTGGGTCGGCGATCTGCTCACCGACCAGCGGCTCGGGGGCGGGATCGCCTGGGCGTCCGGTGAGGTGCCGGTGCTGCTCGTGCTGATCGCCCTGCTGGTGCAGTGGGCGCGCGCGGACGAGCGGGAGGCGCGTCGCAACGACCGCCGCGAAGAGGCGAGCGGTGACGCCGACCTGGCCGCCTACAACGCGATGCTGAAACAGCTTTCCCAAGGCAAGAGCCCGGCCGAGCGGCAGCATCCCGAGTAG